One genomic window of Eggerthella timonensis includes the following:
- a CDS encoding helix-turn-helix domain-containing protein, which yields MSEDVFLRNSGDIASILRNAVQERGISTAELARRIGSDRKRLWYVLNGQREMRVDEFLKLCVALRLDPCSFVTKDMVEGIAAATKGKRKG from the coding sequence GTGTCCGAAGACGTATTCTTGCGCAATTCCGGTGACATAGCATCGATTCTGAGAAACGCGGTGCAGGAGCGCGGCATCAGCACGGCCGAGCTCGCGAGGCGCATCGGCTCGGATCGCAAGCGCCTGTGGTACGTTCTGAACGGCCAGCGCGAGATGCGGGTGGACGAGTTCCTGAAGCTCTGCGTCGCCCTCAGGCTGGATCCGTGCAGCTTCGTGACGAAGGACATGGTCGAGGGGATAGCGGCCGCCACGAAGGGCAAGAGAAAGGGGTAG